In the Sorghum bicolor cultivar BTx623 chromosome 4, Sorghum_bicolor_NCBIv3, whole genome shotgun sequence genome, TAGATTACtttatattatatttataatagcatatgtgggttatcTAGTTGCAAATTTAAATTTCTCTTGTATTTTCTTTAATAATGGAAAAGGTGGGTAATTTAAATGCAAGTTTAGGGGATGTTTTAAATATCTTCCATAATGGTATGGGTGGGCaaagtttttagaaaatagaatACATCTAATGGCTATTATTGGTAATGATAATTAGAATCATCTTCCATATTAAGGACCAACATATGTTTCTAACTATTGTGAGAGTTTGTACAATTTATCATTTTTCGTAACGCATCTCGTGAGAATTAGTAATATTAAGATTCATCACATTCTGGTATAATTTTTCTAGGTCCACTTAACTATATTTTTTAGTAATGGTCCTCCTAGGTTTGAATATGCGTATAAGATGTAGAAAGTGATGTACTAATAAAAATGCCTTAAAATTGAAGGGCTAAGTATTTTGGGTGGCCTAACACCTATGCATTCACTAAAGCTATGGGGGAAATGTTGCTTGGCGCCATGAGAGGAGACCTCCCTGTTGTCATAGTACGACCAAGCATGGTAATAAGCACTTTCGAAGATCCATTTCCCGGATGGATAGAAGGAATCAGGTGTGTCTTAGATTTAGGTCATGtacatatatatcttttgcacaTGCCTTTTATCATAAATAATCGTCACTAAAGTTGCTCTGAAAAAAGGATTATTTAATATTGCTACTTTGCAAAGGTAAAATAATAGATATTACCTTATTTGAAAAAAATAATTAGCATGGGCAGAATATATTGATTAATTACCTTATCATAATATTTTGGTTGCAGGACAATGGATGCCCTTATTGTTGCTTCCTACGAGCAAAGGCTTCCATGTTTCATTACTGGTTCAGTACTTGATTCGGTTAGTGATCATATGCTATATAGTTCAATAATAGGATAATTAAGAAAAACAACCATATTGAAATAGTATGTAAACTAAATTCTCTACATGGAAATGCATGCTTAAATTTGATAGATTCCGGGAGACATGGTGGTGAATGCTATGATGGTAGCGATGGCAACTCACTACAATGATGTGGGAGCTCAAGTAGTTTACCATGTGACCTCGGCACTCCAAAATCCTCTATCATGCAATCTTCTAGGGGAATCAATATATGCATATTGTTTGATCAATCCTCGTGTGAGGGATGACAAAAGGACCATTATTCAACATAAAAGGCCTATATTGTTTAGTAGATATGCATATTTCTATACATATGTGGTTCTAGCTTATAAAACACGATTGCAGGTACACATTTCTCTTTATTCATTCTATATGTAGCATTAAAAATTCCCTGATAACAAAATATTTTTCATCGACATGACGTAGTGATCACTTGAAAACATCTTGTCATGAATAGGTGCTTTATGCAGTGAACTATTTGTTACTTCGCGGGCGCCTCACAGAGTACCACAGTAAACTCAACCGAAGCTTGAATTACTTGATGTCTACGGCGAAATTTTATGCCCCATATATCTTCTTTAAGGGCTGGTGAGCTTTATTATTCAAAGCTAACTCCTATTATCAATTTCACCCTCAAATAGACAAGCAAGGTCCTTGAAGTTCATTCTGCTTACATTTGAATATGAGATGATGATTAAGTCAAGATGACGTTTCAGTCCTTAATATGAGTCGATATCACCTTATATAATAGTGACTGCATTGCAATATTAATATACCAGGTTTCAAAAGCTAAAACTTACTTGTTGCAAGTTAACataaaaaaaaagtttcaaTATAATCGATCTACTGTGTGATGCTGATTGAGCGTTTTCTCTTATATTGAATCTCTGTGTGAAGCTTTGATGACACAAACCTGAGAACGTTGTGGGGGACAACAGGCGCAAGGCATGGTGATGGATACATATTTAACTTTGATTCCAGCTGCGTCGACTGGAGGCTTTATTTATTCAACACCCACATACCGGCTGTTCTCAAGGTGGCTGCAGACATGAAGAAACAAGGTAGAGCATGAAATGCATTGATAGATCTTTTCTGATGGATCGGAGATCCTTTGCTACATAAATTACACTATACTAGTGTTGTTACCGGctattatatatatgtatttgaATCCTTTAGTTATAGATGAATAAAGCTGCATGTCGATCGAGCCGCATCACTTCGGCCGCCGAATTGATATATATTACTATGGATATAATTGTAATATCTACATCTCAACAGCTATAATAAATCGTGCAACCAGCTTTACTATCGCCGTACCAATCCACAACCCTCGGTCTAGTTAACACACTTAAAAACCTTGTTAACTTCTTCACTGACACCGTTCGTTGCTAGTGGCACACATGGAATAGTTTGAAAAACCATACAAGACACATATTATAATTGAATGTTTTAGCTTTTGAATAATGTCAAAAAAAATTAACTATGAAGTTTCGAATCTCATCGGATACTACAATTTTGATACAGTGTGCGGCAACATTTGAAACAACGGTGCGCCTTGATGCAAGGTCATTTCAAATATTtgtaaatttgaatttcaagacTTAAGaacttatataatatatatctaaGCTCCTAATCAATCTCAAAAGAAAAAAGTCATTAATTAAGAATTTCTAGAATTCATTGATTTCTATAAAATTTGTCTTCATTAACTCCATTTGAAAAGTAATATATTTGTTTATTCTACAACTATCTTCTCCAGTGTTGCCACTACTTATATACGGCTATACCAGCGGTATCGAGTTGCTGTTCTATGCAAAAGGACCTTCCGTACTTTCTGCCGTGACTCTAATTGGAGGGAATTATTGTGTGTTTGAGATTTCTACTCCATAGACTCCACTGTTAAACTGCTCTAAAAAAAGTTTATGGGGACAACTCATAACTCAACTTTTTTTCTTTGAACCGAGTACGAGCTGAACTtgtttaacaaaaaaaaaaatgcggAGTAAAATAGTCCAAACATCCCCTAAATACCACCAACCCAATCGACGACAAAAgagtatatatatttatatatgcttTTATTTATTCTTGTGAAAAAACtacttcaaaaaaaataaagaaatgagGCCAAATATGCAACGTGGGCTGAGGATGCACACTAACGGGCCACACAAATGAACTTGATATCTGAGCTGATTGGCGCGGTTGGACGCTGGAGGCCGGAGCGGTGGAGCCTAGAGGGGCGTCCGGCGGCCGAAGGGGAAGCGCGAGCAGACCACCGGACTAGACAACAGAGCGAAGCGAGTCACGCCCGCGGTCCCCCCGGCGCTCCTTGAACTAGCGCTCTGGCCGTGTCAGGCCATGCCGCCAATTTTGGTCATCTATAGTTTTCCACTGGTGCTGGGCGAGGCTATGAATGAAAGGGTGTTTGGTGTAGTATTTTTgtcttatttgataattagtgtctaattaggctcaaaagattaatctcgtaaattactctctagctatgtttttagtttcgtaatagcctatatttagtactccatacatgtgtctaaacatttaCTGATACGGACAGTAAACTTTACCGAGAGCAATCCAACAGGGCCTGGCATCAACACCAGTTTTACATGGTTGGGTAATGAACTTATTACAAACACAAAGGAGGAAAAAAAACACCACCAACCCATACAAGATGAAACAACATAAACAAGGAGGAACCACCACTATAAGTTGAAATATAATTGTGTAATTGTATCGAAACTATGGGACAATGTCATGATCTGAATGTATTAGCTCAGTTCTTAGGTTTATAATGCCAGTAGAGTGATAGTAGTTCTTTGTTTAGGTTAATCAGATAATGGCTGGTCCACCTTGTCACAGAGTCATTTCCACCCGTATGGATATCAAGTTATATATCAACCCAACCAGATGTACTTACCGAGGAAGAGATGAATAACATGAAGAAAACGATTACCCCAAAATCCCATGCATGTGTTCTACTCCATCGATCGATCTCTCTCCCCTAGCTAATTAAGGCCCAACAAACATCTCGTTGTCGATCAACTGCATGCATGTTCCCCCAAAGATGCGTGTCAGTGTTGTCACTCTCATGAATTTGCCATTTTTTGCAAGGAAAATGAGTGCCGCTTCTTTCCGAGAAATGGAAACAAGAAATGACATATACCCATATCTCCTTGAATGCGCGCGGGACAAGGAAAACTCTCAGCAGGTCCTGAGGCCCGTACGGAGTGCGAAGCCCGTACTTGTATATATGTGTTGCACTGATCTACTATATTTGATCCAAGTTTCTTAATGTCTTGCAAAATAAATTGACAAATTGTTGCCCAGCTAatattgatatatatatatatatacacgctgAGATACATATATATCCATCATCCATATGCATGCAGTGTTGGTGGAGAAGATCCTGCGAGTTCAGCCGGACGTGAAGAAGCTCTACCTGCTGGTGCGGGCGCCGGACGACGCGGCCGCCCAGCAGCGTGTGCTCCACGAGGTTTGCGCTGCACTGTGTTACAAAAGCATACTGcgtttgcatgcatgcatttccAGAAATGAAACTAAATCTGCAGaatatcatgcatgcatgagcaTGATGCATGGCTGATTATTATTCAAATATGAAATTAATATCACTCCTCGATCTTTTGTCAAACTTAAATAAAGATTGTAGGTAAGCAACTCTTCGATGTCTTGCGAGCAAGACACGGAGCTGATTTCCGCTCTTTCATCCAAGAGAAGACATCCCCTCTAGCCGGGGATGTTGCGCATCAGAATCTTGGACTTGAAAACGCCCGAGCTGAACAATTGTTCCAGGAGATCGACATTATCATCAATGGAGCTGCAACCACCAATTTTAACGAGAGGTGCATGCGCGAGTATAGATGATTAAGACGATATATCgaaatatatatacacacgtAAACTAACTAATCAAGTTTAACAACACCATGTGCTCAGATCAATCGatcgatcttggtcattggATCACGTACGTATAATGCATGTTGCGTCTGTATGTAGGTATGATGTTGCCTTGGCATCCAATACCTTTGGAACCGCACACGTATGCCAATTTGCAAGACAATGTTGTCACCTCAAATTGCTCCTTCATATTTCTACCGGTAAGTCCTCGATCACGCGTATGTTCCACATATATAGAAGTGGAGTTTCCCCTCAAAAAAACATATAGAAGTGGAGTACTATATACTTAGTACACCCTCCTATCAAAATACATGCTGCTTATATATAACATTTGGTCAGAACTTAAAAACTACTGCTTCCATCACAAAGTAAATAGATTTCTGAGTCAATAACTTAGATTTgaccatatataaaaaaaatctatcAACACCTATGACACTAAAAAGTATAATGTAAAAGTATTTTTCACTAATGTTACTAATTTGGTGCATAGATATTCATGTTTTTATATGTCTATTCAAACTTAGAATAGTTTGACTTAATTAGAACCAGTATTATAACATAAATTATTTTGGGACGAACATCAATGATGACTTTTACATTTCTTTTTGTTTGGTGGCATGCAAAACATATGTAGATTTATATTGGAGGTACTTATAAAATCTTACTCCCTCCGTACCCAAAAGGATGCGATTCTAGAACAGTGTCATGTTTTAGTATACCAAGTTtaacaaattatagataaaaggtataaatatttataatataaaataaacactattagattaattatgaaaTGTATTTTCATATATAGTAAATTGTTTTGAAGCCATAAATGTGAATACTATTTACTAGAAACTTAGACAAATATGAAATATCTTAATTGACATGCATGACATAGTTGCATTCTTATGAGGACAGAGGTAGTACAATACAACTTTGAAGGATTCTACGAAAAACTTCTAAAAGATACTAATGGTAAAAAATATACATCAAAAAGACCATACAAAGGGGGTGTTCAGATGCTTTTGGAATGGTAAAATTTTTTATCCTAATCTTTTGCtttaaaacattttcctattcgAACTTTACATTTTAGTGTTTAGATGTATGGCAAAACTTTAACTATGCAGACATAGCACATGTCCCCATGATGTTTTTGCCTAGTTTTGGGCCTCTTGGGTCCTAAATACCAAAAGTTTAGCAGCCCAAGTTTTGCTCTTTTTTGCCCATGTTTAGATCTATTTTGCTAAAAGATGAGCTAAAACAACAAATGTTTTGGCACCTCCAAAAGTTAACCATATTCGTGAAAATTGAGTGCAAGTTACAACCCGGTAGGTGGACTAGTTATATGAACTACTCGCATGGTCCCACAAAAGAAGACTTCTTCATAGTATTCAAAATTTTGTCTCACAAAATGGCACATTCATGTTAGTATTATTGTCTGTTCAATACTGGCCATCAATAGTTGTGAGCGGTACCTAACTCATTTTTCCTTGAGTAATAATGTGTTCAACAAATCATATAGTGTGTTTCGAACAAAAGGAGTATTAGTAGCTTTCAAGTGGGGTTCTTACATAGGTTTTTCATGAACATACAGCTTATATATCCGACTTTGGATTAAAAAAAGGCCGACTACTTGAGAAACCGCTCAAGATGGGTCAACCACTAAAGAAGGGTCGCCACTTGGACATTGAAGCAGAGCTCCAGATAGCCAACGAGGTCAAAGCAAAACTTGTGAAGGAGCACACTCTGGTAGTGATAGCTCACAAAAGTTAGAAAAGGTAGCCATGAAGGAACTTGGCTTCAAGAGGTCTGTACAAATCTCCCTCTATCAATAATCACGTGAATTAGTAGTGTTAGCACATCAACTCATGCTTTAGCATGGTTTAGAATCTTATGTCACATTTATGTTATATGAATACTAAAATTATTTAATCAATTTATATGTACAAGTAATTAAAACTGATTATCTTCTCTCCCCCCTAATAAATACCCCTATGGACTATGGTtgtatctctctctctcaaagTAAATGTAAATGCTATTTCTCACCATATATAGATAATATATGCATGTAATGCTATTTCTCACCATGCATAGCTAATGTATGCACGTGGTGAGGAATAGCATTTACATTTACTTTAAATTTAACATTGGTCGAACTGGGTCATTTTGAAATATACTCACTCCATCCTATAATACAATATATTCCATCAAAAATAAGATAATTTAAGGAAAACTCAAATGATACATGTACCCATAGACTAAACCTAATTAAGGAATTTCTCCTTAAATTGCAATTTTATTTATAACAAACTTTGTCAAAACTAAGCATAAACACCTCAAAGAACGTCTTATATTTCAGTATAATTTTTAGGAGTCATAATGCACTTTATTCACAATGGATTTGGGAGTATATAGTATACATTATGGCTATTTGGTCTTTTGTCATAATAGTTTCTATAGGTGATTTAGATGTATATTTAATGGATATTTTAGTTTATGTTTTTATAACATAGACATGAGTGATTTAAATGGAAATTAAAGGAATTATTCTATATTATCTTTGGTAATAGTATGTAAGTGATTTAAAAGCAAAATTAGAAAATATGTATCTTTTATAATGATATAGGTTGGTAATTTAGACATAGATTTAGATATTGTTTATGCTTTCTCATAATGGCCAAAGTGGGTACTTTAAAAACATAGTTGATCTGGTCATTATTCTCTATGATGATTAGAATTGACTGAGCTAATGAGTAGATATTTATGATTATTATGAAATGTTTAGGATTTATCCTATGGCTATTATGCTTGTGAGGATTAATGTGGAGAATCCATTGTCCTTCCTTACATGTGGGTTCTCAACAACTGTTTAGTTGAAACATAAGATTAAACTGTATAAGCTTGTATTGCATCAGATCTTGTTACTTGTTGCATATTTTAACCCATGTGTTAAGTTGAAATTATAGTGATTATCATTTATTCAAAATTTTCCATCTGTATTATATTAAATAGTGATTCTATGTTCTAGACCGCATTCTTAGTtataaagtggcataatcaatCGTTTGAGCCTGCGCCATGACTGTCAAGATGTTGAATTTGCTTTATTAAGAATCATCTTCCATATTAAAGGCCAAAGATATGTTTCTAACTATTGTGAAAATTCATACAAATTATCACTTTCCTTTGCGCATCTCGTGAGAATTAACATGAAGGTTCCATGGTCTCAAATTAGTATAATATTAAGATTCATCAAATTCTAGTATAGTTTATATGGGTCCACTTAACTATTTATTTTTAGTAATGGTCAAGTTTGTATATGTATAAAATGCAGAGAGTTATATACTAATATGCAATGTCATAAATTTGAAGGGCTAAGTATTTTGGGTGGCCTAACGCCTATGCCTTTACTAAGGCTATGGGAGAAATGTTGCTTGGCACCTTGAGAGGAGACTTCCCTGTTGTCATAGTACGACCAAGCATCATAACAAGCACTTTTCAAGATCCATTTCCTGGATGGATAGAAGGAATCAGGTGTGTGTTAGATCCAGATAATGTGCATATATATCTTTCGCACATGCATGCTTTTATCATAAATAATCACCACTAAAGTTGCCTTGAGCAAAGGAGGATTTGCTATTGCTACTTTGGGAAAATAAAGTACATATATTACCtcaattgaaaaaaaaatgtatgGTTACATTGGTTGCAGGACAATGGATGTCTTTATTGTTGGCATCTACGAGCAAAGGATTCCATGTTTCATTGGTGGTCCAATACTTGATTCGGTTAGTGACCATATGCAATAATATGGTTGAATAGGGTAATTAAGAAAATAACCATATTGGAATAGTATGCACACTTAATTCCATGGAAATGCATGCTTAAATTTGATAGATTCCGGGAGACATGGTGGTGAATGCTATGATGGTAGCGATGGCAACTCACTACAATGATGTGAGAACTCAAGTAGTTTACCATATGACTTCGGCACTGCAAAACCCTCTATCATGCAATCTTGTAGAGGAATCAACATATGCCTACTATTTGATCAATCCTCGTGCGAGGGATGACAAGAAGACCACTAAACATAAAAGGCCTCTATTGTTTAGTAGATATGTGTATTTCTATACATATATGGTTCTAGCTTATAAAACACTACTACAGGTACGCATTCTCTTCCATCTTTCCATATGTACGGTTAAAATTCACAATAATAAAATATTCTTTATTAAGATGACGTGCTGATAGCTTGAAAATATTTTATCATGAATAGGTACTTTATCTAGCGAATTGTTTGTTACTTGGTGGGCGCCTCACAGAATACAACCGAAAACTCAATCAAAGCTTCAATTATTTCATGTATTTGGCAAAATTTTATGCTCCATATATATTCTTCAAGGGATGGTGAGCTTTATTCAAAATTATCCTATTATCAATTTTATTTTCCCCTCAAATAGGCAAGCAAAGTCCTTGAAGTTTATTTTGCTTACATTTGAATATGAGTTGATGATTAAGTCAATACGAATTTTCACTTGAATCGATATAtctccttaggccttgtttagttccaaaaaaatttgcaaaatttttcagattccctgtcacatcaaatctttagacgcatgcatggagtattaaacatagacgaaaataaaaactaattgggtcggaattgacgagacgaatcttttgagcctagttagttcatgattggataatatttgtcaaatacaaacgaaagtgctactattcctattttgcaaaaaattttggaacttaaCAAAGCCTATATGAGTCACAGCATTGCAATAATGACCTACCAGGTTTCAAACCTAAAATTTAATTAGTTGTTGCAGtcaaatattaaaaaaatgtctatatatatatatatatatatatatatatatatatatttgcaaaGTGTGCATGTCGCACACAGTACCGCAATATATTGAGCTGCAGGTGTACTTACTAGATGAGCCCAAATATGTCTATATATATGATCTACCGAAGTGGTGTTGATTGAGCTTTGATTTTTCTCTTATATTGAATCTATGTGTGAAGCTTTGATAACACAAACCTAAGAACATTGTGGGGGACAACAGGCGCAAGGCAGGGTGATGGGTACATATTTAACTTTGATTCTAGCTGCATCAACTGGAGGCTTTATTTGTTGAGCACCCACATTCCCGCTGTTCTCAAGGTGGCTGCAGACATGAAGAAACAAGACCGAACATGAACTGCATTGGTCGATATTTTCTAAAGGAGATCCTGCTACATGTCGATCGAGCGCGTCCCTCCAGCCGCCAAATATACTTATAATATCTACTACATGGATCTCTTATACAACTATAATAAGGCTATAAGGCTTATTGTGCAACCAGCTTTACTATCGCCCTCCCGATCCACAGCCCTCGGTCAACTTAACACGCTTAAAAAACGTGTTAACTTCTTCAGTGACACCGCCATAGGAGACATGTACGAATATTATATAGAATATTTTAGCTTCCAAATAATGTTGAAAAAATTTAATAGAGTTTTAAATCTCATCGAGTAGTACAACTTTGATACAGTGTGTGTCTTAATCCAAGGTTATTTGAAACACTtataaatttgaatttcaagatTTGAGAACTTAATACTTCTCCGAAGAATGCAATTCTCATATTTCGATGAGTCAAGGAGCTTAATCTTTAACTAAAGTTATATGAAAAAGTACTAACACCTAtgatgtaatacccgattttaaggacaaaaccagatatgcaccatatgtgagttttagaagtcaaatcccacatatagctacaaataaagggtaatatcaaaagacaatgcataaatatataacgtacttagtatgaaagagataacctttaatagcaaacagcggatagacaactccaaactccgggtattaacttctctctacaggatccaactgactggttgatcacaagcctaaacttctcctgaggtttgggggaaatagcaagagtgagtccatgtcgaactccacaagtatagcaactagattgtatagatcccacaatctcatgatcaatgtgacataaataatgtaaagcattaaataataaataatgagcatatttagcacacaagattcatcacccttaatgtagatgtcccaaagccgctcctgaccgtgagctcggctagtatactagttttaacactctgcaggttgcacatctttactcatgagtcatgatttacccttttcgcccgaggtgatcagcctcttaacccacttccaaggaaggtcggcagggatcattatgaagcatttcaaaagttcgtctaacatgttaggaccgcaaggtttcctttgcgcgcagatatagataaccccttccgaatggcacaatgacgcgcagcctatacacataaggacaggggctcgcactatacccaaaacggttcagcccctccgccctttcgggtaacctctaacaagctagaaaaggtcttcatactgagctaaagccagagccattatagccctcatggttgcactgttgtcccgggtgatcacgtacagataaatcatcaagttgctaaaaagtcatttttatcatttattacttaacattaatctagtcacaggatcatggtcacagaattaaaatccaaatgttatacttgccttaatccaaatgctcttgttgatcttgctagttgtccaagattccgatcttgatcactgaagcactgttgatcaccacgaattgctcaccggctaaactcgatcatcgataacacaaacaaacggagaaaacatacacgaagcaaacaaggctactgtaacaccctaaattttgcaagttttcaaaatagaagaaaataatttaattgtgtagttttgtgctcataaaatatagaaaaaaaatattttttattaaactaaaatttatcatagggtttagcaacattgttgtgcatacatgctggtgcatatgttttaatatgatgtttgtttgttgctcctttgtgtattgagagtgaaaaaaaaaatctttaaaatgcatTTAATTAGTAGGTCGATCATACTCGTCTGACACGTCTTTCTCTTTTCCTACAATCAAACTCCTTGATTCTCAGCTTATGCTTTCATTTGGAGTTTCTcaaaatcttttctttcaaatcACTCCTTCCAGTTCCTTATCCGTCAACCAATCTGTAAAAACTGACCAAGAATTATTCCAACATTTTTTGTGGAACTTGTTCCCACTTgactgtgagcataatctaatttttagatgctctgaATTATGTTATCATGagttccaaatactttatttaggTTCCTCGTATTTCATAATATCTCCGAGAAATTTTTCCAAATTTTCAGAGCTTTTGAAATATTTTTCatgacttaaataataattctagactttCTAGAAATATTTTATTCACaaaataattaatttcgaaaataataaatctttcTTTTTACCCCAACGTCCAAGCCATGATCTCAAATGCCAATGTATTTTTTTACtagtgggctttaataattaattaggcctattagtaaaggtgGAAGGTGCAACATTAATTAGTACCATATTACTAGTTGATGTAGATGTGGAGAGTTTTTcttcctatatatatgtaccaacctctTAGAAGAAACACAAAAATATCGTAAATGGAGCCCGTGGGAATTCCACGGTAGtaaattagattttttttcgTCATCTCTCCAGTCCATCGcctgtgatcatcatcatcgtctCTTCTGGTGCGTGACTCCCTCTTTGTTCAGTACTCATCATTTGTTTCGCTTCTTATTTTCTTTCCGTTCAGTACCTGATCTCTCATTCAGCAAGCTAAACATCAAGTCACGAAGTCACTAAGTGTTCGCCACCATGTCGAGTAGCCAAACTTGTCCGCCCAAGTTGCCGTGGCCGCTTGTTGCTTCTCCACCGAACCCACGCAGGAAGCGATCATCCATCCGTCGAGCCCTAGGTAATTTTCATGCAATCCATGCTACTTCCCTATTAATAGATTGCCAAAGCCATAGGTCTTCTTTCTCGAGGTCGCTGGAGATACGTCGTTGCAGTCCATGGAGTCAGGAGTCTTATTACGTGTAGACCATCTTTTTCTACAAATCAAGCGCTGCTCTATACAAGTTTTTTTTGACACTGTAATCATGTTCAGTAGATGCAAGTCGTGCAATAGCAGAATCTTCCATCGCCACCAGTAACTAATGAGCGTCACGCATGCATGGTTGATTAAAGATGAGCATtattttagtaattaaatatTATGCTGATGTCATACATATGTCATTCATACATAATAAATCACcattatctatttatttctcaaTTTAAGATAAATTCTCTTTCGATGTTCCCTGACTATGTAGACTGCCGATGAGTCTATGTATCTCTACTTGTAGAATCTTTGTTTTAGTTctattttgacccattcaaattgcgttggataatgaactctacatgttagtaagaTTATTTActtagtttgaaactttttaattttatgatcctatttaattaattacatttctaaagaaaatcttagaaaattcatatcttctctgttttagcttcgattttcgtgatctttacgtctgtgtgatcgtagcgctgcgtagaatcattttataaacttttctcactgtttttatatgattggtgtactgttctaattatagctttgtttgcttcgtgtatgtttggtttcgattgtttgtgtgttgatgatcgatgatcgagaatAGACGCTGAGCAGTAATTCAGTGAAtaattcgtggtgatcaagagtgcttcagtgattgagatcagagccttggacaactagtaagaccagcaggaccaacaagagcatttggatcaaggcaagtatagcatttggattttatttctgtgacca is a window encoding:
- the LOC8076131 gene encoding fatty acyl-CoA reductase 1, with protein sequence MAAMDATKVAGCFKDRTILVTGSTGFLAKLVVEKILRVQPDVKKLYLLVRAPDNAAARQRVLHEILGKELFNVLRAKHGADFHSFIQEKISSLAGDVAHQNLGLENTRAQQLFEEIDIIVHGAATTNFYERYDVALASNTFGTAHICQFARQCSHLKLLLHISTAYVVRLQKGQLLEKPLELGQPLKKGRHLDIEAELKLANEFRAKFMKDHSGADSSQKLEKVAMKELGFKRAKYFGWPNTYAFTKAMGEMLLGAMRGDLPVVIVRPSMVISTFEDPFPGWIEGIRTMDALIVASYEQRLPCFITGSVLDSIPGDMVVNAMMVAMATHYNDVGAQVVYHVTSALQNPLSCNLLGESIYAYCLINPRVRDDKRTIIQHKRPILFSRYAYFYTYVVLAYKTRLQVLYAVNYLLLRGRLTEYHSKLNRSLNYLMSTAKFYAPYIFFKGCFDDTNLRTLWGTTGARHGDGYIFNFDSSCVDWRLYLFNTHIPAVLKVAADMKKQGRA